The following is a genomic window from Pseudophryne corroboree isolate aPseCor3 chromosome 3, aPseCor3.hap2, whole genome shotgun sequence.
gctctcagtattgtctagtagtcacaaaattgctcttagtattgtctagtagtcacaaaattgctctcagtattgtagGGTAGTCACAAtgttgctctcagtattgtctggtagTCAGAAAATTGCTCTCAGCATTGTTTTGTGGTCAGAAAATTGCTCTCAGTATCATCTGGAGGccacaaaattgctctcagtattgtctggagATCACAAAGTTGCTCTCAGCATTGTAGGGTAGTcacaaaattgttcagtattttttAGTAGCAGTCAtaaaattgctctcagtattgtctggtagTCAAAAAGATTGCAAATGGAATCAGCCTTTTTTCTGCTAATGTGCATTTGACATTGGCAAATTCACATGGATCTGCAAATGTGAATGTGAGCGATAACAGGTTGGCATGGTGTTGGGGGCCCAAGatatatcttgcctctgggcacctAGAATGAAGCTACAGCACTGCTCTGTGCTATACTCCCTGCAGGAGAAGATATTAATCCATTTACATATGACAAGATATATATTGCACTATATTTTTGTTTTGCAGAATAGGTATGGAAAGAAGTTTGCTGAAGAAATAAAGGAAGAAAGAAAACTTTTGCATCAAATAATGTTGATTTTATTTACAGATGTTTGGTGTCAATATTTTCCCCCATTGTTTTCTTGAAATGCAGATCTTGAAGAATTATCCGCTGCATTTCAACCCCACCAGGAAAACAGCGCTTATCTCAGATATCTCTGTATATTTCTTCCCTAAACCCACCATTTTGAAAATGGCAACTTCTCTCCTTACCACTTCCAGTCTCTGCATCCCTTATAGATACTACATTATACTGTTTTTATGATTTATCACATTTGAATGATCCCCttataaaaaaaatcacattgcaGGAGAGAGCTGGATGGGGTCACACACTTTTAATTCAAACATGTCTATTTCATGcatgggttgttgttttttgctgCCAATTCTTTACATGCAATCATTACAGGACAATGCAATACATGTATATGGTAGAAAATTCAATTATATGTATGCTGCGTAACTTAACTTAAATAGCTGTTGCTTGTGGGATCTCCATGGGCTTCAAAGAGTCAGAAAAATTGTCACTATGGGATTTTTTCCCCTCTACCATGTGGCAAGATTTTTGCAATCCAAGGATCTCTCTCACCATGTCCCGAAATCTCTGACTTACAAAACAGTAGAGGAAGAAGTTGACAGCTGTGTTCAAGAGGGCTAACATATTTCCAATATCCATAGCCAGATGAACCTTCCAGTTCTTGTGGACAGAGGACACGTACATGTGAATGATTATGACAATAGTCCGGGGAGCCCAAAGTAAGGCAAAGACAGTTGTGATGCCCATAAGGATTGCTGTGGTCTTGCCGATGCGAAGCTTGTACCTCTTTGACTCTGACTTCCTTCTAAGCCTGACAATGATTACAGAGTTTGTGAGGAGGAATATGGTGCAAGGGATGAAGTAAATGATAAAGCAATGGACCCACTTGAGGACACGGTCTAGCAATCCTGGTGTTCGGGGGTCCCTCCAAACATCACTCCACCAATAGAAGGGGATTCCGGTTACAAATGATGCCAGAAAGACACAGATAATGATTCTACGTGTGCGCTCTGGATAAGATAGTGAGCGAtactgcaggggaagacacagggcTACATATCGGTCGATTGTGAGGATGACAGTGATCCATATGGAGGCATGGTTGGAGGAGAACTCAAGGACACTTACCATGTGGATGAAAGCATTGGGCACTTTGCGATGGAGGATGGCAGTCTGCAAAATAAAGCCTACAAAGATGATAAATATCTGGGTGAGGATGTCAGAAGCGGTGAGAGCCAATAGGTAGTAGTATGAAGACTTCTTAGTCCTGAAAGCTAGCTTTGAAAGGGCCACAGCTGTTAAGATATTCACTGTTGGGAGAGAAGATAATGACAGTCAGAGTGGAACATCTGCAAGTCTATTGTTACACTTCATTGCATAGGTTACACTTTTAAGAAATCTAATTTTTAGTCAGTTGTAATACAAAGGAATTGGAACTTTTCTTGCTTGCATTAATAAGAATAGAAAATTAAAGGAGTTTCATAGGTCACTGATTACTTTGAAGTCTCTGTAATTGACACCTTCTCATCTTATGCTGAAAACTGTTTACTGCGTCCTGTGCTATGTGCTTTTGGGACAGCCTGTTCTGTTCTAAAGTGTGGTTTCTCATCAGGATTGCAGAGGTTCTGAGGTTTTGAGCAAATTGGTGGGGTGCAATCCTGCTGGGAAAATTCTACAATCTCACCGGGATTTCATATCTACTGCTTAGCACCTATACCGCATAGAGTGGAGGAAAGGAAGTAAGCACAGAAATAATAGGTGTTATTTAAGCACAGTACTgtaaatagggggtaattccaagttgatcgcagcaggattttttatagcaactgggcaaaacaatgtgcactgcaggggaggcagatataacatgtgcagagagagttagatttgggtgtggtgtgttcaatctgcaatctaatttgcagtgtaaaaatagagcagccagtatttaccctgcacagaaataaaataacccacccaaatctaactctctctgcacatgttatatctgcctcccctgcagtgcacatggttttgcccagttgctatcaaaaatcctgctgcgatcaaattggaattacccccatagtgagacGTGACAAATGGTTATGTTTGTCATTCTTTGGCATGGAAAGGGTATGTTCTACCATGACTACTGTAGTGACAGATAAGTACTGTATTTCTCTTTGTTCTTTGTACTTACAGTCCCAGCCCTAAGATATTACAGTATACCCTTATACTCATTAagattttatttacattttatttacttgAAGTTATACATAAATCAATGTAACTTTCGTATTAAATGTCTTTATTCGTGCAAGCATTCCTCACTCGCAACCATCCTGTGGCTTTGTCCTTCTGATCTCAGGGAAAGGGCATATTATAGTAGGCTGTATGACTCTCTGATACACTCCTCTCTCTCCACATGTCCAGGCCAGGGTAGAATGATGTATTTGCTACAGTGTGGTAACAAAGAACAGATATCTGCTTTGTTATCAGTGTCACGTCTGCTGCTTCCACTATGGTGATGCAGCTATGGCCCGGTCTGGATGGTTTGTAAAGTAAATATACACAATGATAaccaatagtaacatagtaacatagtcggtgaggttgaaaaaagtctAGTAgtacatcgagttcaacctgaattatattgcattccctaatctatttaggttaaaggctatatcctcgtatatctttttcggttagaaatttgtctaacccatttttaaatgcattgactgagaacgccattacaaccttctctggcagtgtattccatatgcgtattgcccttacagtgaagaatcccttcctgagtacgaaatttcctctcctcaagccttagcagGTGCCCGCACGTTTTGTGTAGgggtctcttagtaaacaactcacatgatagctccgcatattgcccctttatatatttgtaaatatgaataaatattagtctcatttctagtgtacACATAtgtaacctagaaagcctctcctcatagcccAGTGTCTCCAGTTTGGTAGcttgtctctgaaccttttcaagttctaatatgtctcttttatagtgatgtgcaccggacatttttcgggttttgtgttttggttttggattcggttccgcggccgtgttttggattcggacgcgttttggcaaaacctcaccgaaatttttttgtcggattcgggtgtgttttggattcgggtgttttttacaaaaaaccctaaaaaacagcttaaatcatagaatttgggggtcattttgatcccatagttttattaacctcaataaccataatttccactcatttccagtctattctgaacacctcacacctcacaatattatttttagtcctaaaatttgcaccaaggtcgctggatggctaagctaagcgacacaagtggccgacacaaacacctggcccatctaggagtggcactgcagtgtcaggcaggatggcacttcaaaaaaattgtccccaaacagcacatgatgcaaagaaaaattaaagaaaaaagaggtgcaagatggaattgtccttgggccctcccacccacccttatgttgtataaacaggacatgcacactttaacgaacccatcatttcagcgacagggtctgccacacgactgtgactgaaatgactggttggtttgggcccccaccaaaaaaagaagcaatcaatctctccttgcacaaactggctctacagaggcaagatgtccacctcatcatcatcctccgattcctcacccctttcactgtgtacatccccctcctcacagattattaattcgtccccactggaatacaccatctcaggtcctgtgtactttgtggaggcaattgctgctggtgaatgtctccacggaggaattgattataattcattttgatgaacatcatcttctccacattttctggaagtaacctcgtacgccgattgctgacaaggtgagcggctgcactaaacactctttcggagtacacactggagggaggataacttaggtagaataaagccagtttgtgcaagggcctccaaattgcctctttttcctgactgtctgacgtgcctacttggatgtggtcactcatataatcctccaccattctttcaatggtgagagaatcatatgaagtgacagtagaagacatgtcagtaatcgttggcaggtccttcagtccggaccagatgtcagcactcgctccagactgccctgcatcaccgccagcgggtgggctcgaaattcctagccttttcctcgcacccccagttgcgggagaatgtgaaggaggagatgttgacgagtcacgttccgcttgacttgacaattttctcaccagcaggtctttgaacctctgcagacttgtgtctgccggaaagagagatacaacgtaggttttaaatctaggatcgagcacggtggccaaaatgtagtgctctgatttcaacagattgaccacccgtgaatcctggttaagcgaattaagggctccatccacaagtcccacatgcctagcggaatcgctctgttttagctcctccttcaatgtctccagcttcttctgcaaaagcctgatgaggggaatgacctgaatcaggctggcagtgtctgaactgacttcacgtgtggcaagttcaaagggttgcagaaccttgcacaacgttgaaatcattctccactgcgcttgagtcaggtgcattccccctcctttgcctatatcatggccagatgtataggcttgaatggccttttgctgctcctccatcctctgaagcatatagagggttgaattccacctcgttaccacctcttgcttcagatgatggcagggcaggttcaggagggtttgctggtgctccagtcttctgtacgcggtggctgaatgccgaaagtggcccgcaattcttcgggccaccgacagcatctcttgcacgcccctgtcgttttttaaataattctgcaccaccaaattcaatgtatgtgcaaaacatgggatgtgctggaatttgcccagatgtaatgcacgcacaatattgctggctttgtccgatgtcacaaattcccaggagagtccaattggggtaagccattctgcgatgatcttcctcagtttccgtaagaggttgtcagctgtgtgcctcttctggaaagcggtgatacaaagcgtagcctgcctaggaacgagttggcgtttgtgagatgctgctactggtgccgccgctgctgttcctgctgcgggaggcaatacatctacccagtgggctgtcacagtcatatagtcctgagtctgccctgctccacttgtccacatgtccgtggttaagtggacattgggtacaactgcattttttaggacactggtgagtctttttctgaggtctgtgtacattttcggtatcgcctgcctagagaaatggaacctagatggtatttggtaccggggacacagtacctcaatcaagtctctagttgcctctgaattaacggtggataccggaaccacgtttctcaccgcccaggctgccaaggcctgagttatctgctttgcagcaggatgactgctgtgatatttcatcttcctcgcaaaggactgttggacagtcaattgcttactggaagtagtacaagtggtcttccgacttcccctctgggatgacgatcgactcccagcagctacaacagcagcgccagcagcagtaggcgttacactcaaggatgcatcggaggaatcccagttaggagaggactcgtcagacttgccagtgacatggcctgcaggactattggctttcctgggtaaggaggaaattgacactgagggagttggtggtgtggtttgcaggagcttggttacaagaggaagggatttagtggtcagtggactgcttccactgtcacccaaagtttttgaacttgtcactgacttatgatgaatgcgctgcaggtgacgtataagggaggatgttccgaggtggttaacgtccttacccctacttattacagcttgacaaaggcaacacacggcttgacacctgttgtccgcatttgtgttgaaataattccactccgaagagctgattttttttgtattttgaccaggcatgtcaatggccatattcgtcccacggacaacaggtgtctccccgggtgcctgacttaaacaaaccacctcaccatcagaatcctccttgtcaatttcctccccagcgccagcaacacccatatcctcatcctggtgtacttcaacagtgacatcttcaatttgactatcaggaactggactgcgggtgctccttccagcacttgcagggggcgtgcaaatggtggaaggcgcaagctcttcccgtccagtgttgggaaggtcaggcatcgcaaccgacacaattggactctccttgggtatttgtgatttagaagaacgcacagttctttgctgtgcttttgccagcttaagtcttttcatttttctagcgagaggatgagtgcttccatcctcatgtgaagctgaaccattagccatgaacataggccagggcctcagccgttccttgccactccgtgtcgtaaatggcatattggcaagtttacgcttctcctcagacacttttaattttgatttttgggtcattttacggaacttttgttttttggattttacatgctctctactatgacattgggcatcggccttggcagacgacgttgatggcatttcatcgtctcggccatgactagtggcagcagcttcagcacgaggtggaagtggatcttgatctttccctattttaacctccacatttttgttctccattttttaatgtgtggaattatatgccagtaactatcaatagcaatggcctactactatatatactgcgcacaattgaaatgcaccacaggtatggatggatagtatacttgacgacacagaggtaggtagagcagtggccttccgtaccgtactgctatatatactggtggtcactgtcagcaatctgcaaaactaaaatgcaccacaggtatagaatgtagatggatagtatacttaatgacgacacagaggtaggtacagcagttgccttccgtaccgtactgctatatatagtatactggtggtcactgtgtcagcaaactgcaaaactaaaatgcaccacaggtatagaatgtagatggatagtatacttaatgacgacacagaggtaggtacagcagtggccttccataccgtactgctatatatagtatactggtggtcactgtgtcagcaaactgcaaaactaaaatgcaccacaggtatagaatgtagatggatagtatacttaatgacgacacagaggtaggtacagcagtggccttccgtactgctatatatagtatactggtggtcactgtgtcagcaaactgcaaaactaaaatgcaccacaggtatagaatgtagatggatagtatacttaatgacgacacagaggtaggtacagcagtggccttccgtaccgtactgctatatatagtatactggtggtcactgtgtcagcaaactgcaaaactaaaatgcaccacaggtatagaatgtagatggatagtatacttaatgacgacacagaggtaggtacagcagtggccttccgtactgctatatatagtatactggtgggcactgtgtcagcaaactgcaaaactaaaatgcaccacaggtatagaatgtagatggatagtatacttaatgactacacagaggtaggtacagcagtggccttccgtaccgtactgctatatatagtatactagtggtcactgtgtcagcaaactgcaaaactaaaatgcaccacaggtatagaatgtagatggatagtatacttaatgacgacacagaggtaggtacagcagtggccttccgtaccgtactgctatatatagtatactggtggtcactgtgtcagcaaactgcaaaactaaaatgcaccacaggtatagaatgtagatggatagtatacttaatgacgacacagaggtaggtacagcagtggccttccgtaccgtactgctatatatactggtggtcactgtgtcagcaaactgcacaactgaaatgcaccacaggtatagaatctagatggatagtatacttaatgacgacacagaggtaggcacagcagtggcctactgtaccgtaatgctatatattatatactggtggtcactggtcagcaaaactctgcactgtactcctactatataatattatactggtggtccccagtccccacaataaagcagcacactgagcacagatatggagtgtttttcaggcagacaacgtatactggtggtcactgtcagcaaaactctgcactgtactcctgctatataatacagctgctccccagtccccacaattaagcagtgtgagcacagatatatgcagcacactgagcacagatatggagcgtttttttcaggcagagaacggataactggtggtcactgatcagcaaaactctgcactgtactcctcctatattatacagctgctccccagccctccccacaattaagcaatagtgtacaatcaagttcaacaataacggagaggacgccagccacgtcctctccctaacatttccaatgcacgagtgaaaatggcggcgacgcgcggctgcttatatagaatccgaatctcgcgagaatccgacagcgggatgatgacgttcgggcgcgctcgggttactcgagccatacgggagaatccgagtatggctcggacccgtgtaaaaagggtgaagttcgggggggttcggtttccgagaaaccgaacccgctcatcactactcttttatagtgtggtgcccagaactgtttacaatactcaagatgcggccgtaccaatgatttgtacagtgtcaggattacgctctcatcccttgtctcaagtccccttttaatgcatgctaagacCTTATTTACCTTGGTTGCTGCAGATTGATATTGTATGTTGCTGCTAAATCTAcgatcaatgaacacccccaaatccttttctaatagtttcccctatttttccccatttaattgttTATTCTTAGTTCCAAAgttcataactttacatttttcaacattaaacctcatacaccatttcattgcccaaacttccagtttaaataaatcgctctAAAGAGACTCCACATCTGatttgattaccctacatattttagtgtTGTCTGCACAAATTGACATTGGGCTTTCTAGTCCTActcctaaatcattaataaatatattaaacaatagtggccaCAGCACAGaatcctgcggtattccactaattactttagcccaggtggaaaacatcccattaatcaccactcactgttccctgttatcaaactaattactcacccatgtacaaatagtgtcacctataccgagctcccttaatttgaaaatcagcctcctgtgaggaactgtgtcaaaagcttttgcaaaatccagataaaccatATCTATTGCATTGCCCTGGTCCAGATTGTCGCTTACTATCTCAtaaaagctaatcaaattagtttggcatgacctatttctcacaaaatcatGTTGGTCCTTATTAATAGCATGGGTGTTCTCCAattagtcctgtatgctgtcccttagtatactctccaatagtttccccactattgatgtcagactaacaggtctatagttaccaggatgaagtttaataccctttttaaatattgggactacatccgtttacaccagtcctttggtaccatgcctgatctaagtgactcagtgaaaaGCTGATTTTGACCAAAAAAATTATCATGAAGGGTTAGTTGGGGCGTTTTAACATGCTGAATTACCCTGATTCCCTGATGGATTGACAATCATCAATATTTTGATCGATGGTGTCTGAGAATTGCGGTGCTGATGTATGTCCCACATAACTTAGACCTGGTTGAAGGATATGTAATGATGATCAGCATGCATTTTTTTCTTTtggaaagaataaataaataaaaattgtttctTTCATTAATATGATTAATCAACATCAGTGTTTTAACCTGGGCTTGTTTTTACTAATGCCGAGGGACAAAGGGCATATACTGGTCAGGGCAGGGGAGGAAGTCTCTATGGCTACCAAGCTCACAAAAAAACATGTAGGCTCTGCTGGGTAAATCTGCCTTGTATTGAAAAATAATGTTGCTCTTTTGGATGGAAAGTGACTGACCATACCCCTTATGCTTGgcctcctaccactgcattccctggtgggcccttcttgcGCCAGTCTGACACTgaacctagcagtatatttttggtatgtggaaggaaactggagcacccggatgaaacccacgcaagcatgggtagACTATACAGCTCCACACAGTTTGGGTCATTGAGAAATTTAGCCTAAGACCTCAGTGATTTGAGgaaataatgctaaccattgcattaTCTATGCTTCC
Proteins encoded in this region:
- the LOC135057974 gene encoding probable G-protein coupled receptor 142, with the protein product MNPLQNTSDSSLLEAEEESRKTDPSPCVLGYIPIIYYSILLGLGLPVNILTAVALSKLAFRTKKSSYYYLLALTASDILTQIFIIFVGFILQTAILHRKVPNAFIHMVSVLEFSSNHASIWITVILTIDRYVALCLPLQYRSLSYPERTRRIIICVFLASFVTGIPFYWWSDVWRDPRTPGLLDRVLKWVHCFIIYFIPCTIFLLTNSVIIVRLRRKSESKRYKLRIGKTTAILMGITTVFALLWAPRTIVIIIHMYVSSVHKNWKVHLAMDIGNMLALLNTAVNFFLYCFVSQRFRDMVREILGLQKSCHMVEGKKSHSDNFSDSLKPMEIPQATAI